TTAGTGATCTTGGTCAGGACCTCAAGCAGCCGCCGTCCGCCCAGGCGGCAGGGAACGCACTTGCCGCACGATTCAGCAGTGGCGAACTCGAGGAAGTACTTGGCGAATTCCACCATACAGGTGTCTTCGTCCACCACGATCATGCCACCAGAACCCATAACCGCGCCAATGTCCTTCAGCGAGTCAAAGTCAACTGGCGTGTTCAACGACTCGGTCCCCAAGCAGCCCCCGAGAGGCCCGCCAGTCTGCACGGCCTTGAACTTTTTGCCCTTGGGAACACCACCACCGATGTCAAAGATGATCTCACCGAGAGTGATGCCCATCGGCACTTCGACCAGGCCGGTGTTGTTGACCTTGCCGGTGAGAGCAAAGATCGCCGTGCCCGGGCTTTTCTTGGTGCCAATGCTGCTGAACCACTCGGCGCCGTGGAGAAGAATCTGAGGCGTGTTGGCATAGCTCTTGACGTTATTGATATTGCTCGGCTGTCCCCACAGGCCTGACACAGCCGGGAAGGGTGGGCGTGGGCGGGGCTCACCGCGTCGGCCTTCGATAGAGGCCATCAACGCCGTCTCCTCGCCGCAGACGAATGCCCCGGCCCCTTCTTTCAGGTGCAGGTAAAAGCTGTGACCGCTGCCGAGGATATTGTCGCCCAGCAAGCCGTACTCGTGGCACTGCTGGATGGCCAGTGTCGCGCGCTTGATGGCCAGCGGGTACTCGGCACGGCAGTAAATGTAGCCTTCGTGAGCTCCCATCGCGTAACTGGCGATGGTCATGCCCTCGATCACGCTGTGAGGGTCGCCCTCAAGGATGCTGCGATCCATGAACGCGCCGGGGTCACCTTCGTCTGCGTTGCAGATGACGTACTTGGTGTCGCCTTTGGCCTTGCGGCAGAACTCCCACTTGAGTCCGGTGAGAAAACCGGCGCCGCCGCGGCCCCGCAGACCAGAGCGCTTGACCTCTTCGATGACCTGATCGGGGGTCATCTCGGACAGGGCCCGGCTCAGGCCAGCATAGCCGTCCCGGGCGATGTATTCGTCGATGCTCTCTGGATCGATCAACCCGCAATTGCGCAAAGTGATGCGGACTTGCTTGCCATAGAACGGCACATCGTGGTAGAACGGTACCGCCTGGTGCGACATCGGCTCTTTGTAGGCCAGGCGGGGCACCACGCGGCCCTTCAGCAACGTCTCTTCCACCAACTGCGGCACATCCGCTGCCTGAACCTGGCAGTAGAAAATGCCATCGGGGTAGATGATCATGACCGGACCTTGAGCGCAAAAGCCACGGCATCCGGTGTGGACTACCCGCACTTCGTCTTGCAGTCCTCGTTTCTTCAGCTCCTCGCCCAGCGCGTCGACCACGTCAGTCGATTTGGACGCCGAGCAGCCGGTGCCACCACAAACCAGCACGTTGGCACGGAATAGAGCTTCTGCCATTCGTGTCCTCCTAACCAGTGTTGTTTGAGTCTACTTCTCGGTGGCCAGCCGGCCAATAGCCCACTCTTCGACGACGTTACCCTTGATCAAGTGCTCTTCGATAATGCGCGGAACCATATCTGGCTTGACATTGCCGTAGGTGATGCGCGGCTTGCCGGCCTGCTCTATGTCAACCAGCGGCTCCTTGATGCACATCCCGATGCAGCCCACCGTCGAGACATGAGCCTCAATCTCGCGTTTTTTCAGCTCTTCCAGAATGGCATGCATCGTCTCACGGGCCCCGGCGGCGATGCCGCAAGTGCCCATACCCACGATGATTCTGGTGCCAGTCTCAAGACGTACCTTGAGCTCTTTCTCGGCGTTCTCGCGGACCTTCTTTAGATCCTCCAGGGTCTTTAGCTTTGGCATAATGACTATCTCCTCTCCTTTGCAGGTCGATTTCTCCGGCACTCCTGCGAACCGTTCAGCTCAACTCGCAGGATCACGGCGTTTCTGGCCGCCTGAGGCTGGCCAGTCCCTCCGCCAGTGTCTTCTCCAGCCACTCCCTGACGTCCGGATGCGTCAGTGGAACCTCGCCGAGCTCCGCCCTGACATCCGCTGTGTCCAGCTCAAACTCTCTGTCGCCCACGACATGTCGATAGTGGACGTCTACAGGCCGCGCCGAGAGCAGGATGGCCATGATGCTACCGGCAATGTCGCCCAGCGGGGCTCGGTCGATGTGGCTGTGCTGAAAGGTCGCGGTGATGGTCGTCCCAACTCCCAGCTCCGAATCAACGCGCAGGTCGCCATTGCAGCGCTGCGCTGCAGCAACAAACAGCGGCAGTCCGAGGCCAACGTGACGCGTCTTTCTGGTAGTGGTAAACGGGTTCAGCACTTGCTTGACGAAATCCTGGCTCATGCCTTTTCCATTGTCCCGAATCACGATTCTGAGTACATCCGCGCAGAGGTCTTCCTCGATCAACAGACTGATACGAGTTGCTCCCGCCTCGACCGAGTTCTCCAACGCGTCCAGAACGTGCAGGGAGAGCTCACGCACTTATTTCATGGCCCTCGTGATCTCGAGCATTCCTTCGGGCAGCAGCTTGCCCACAACCTCGTTGTTGACCGCGGCCACCGGCGCCAGCCCGCACGAACCAAGGCAATAAACGATTTCGTACGTGACCCGATAGTCAGGCGTGGTCTCGCCCGCTTTGATGCCCAGTTCGTTCTCGACCGCAGTAATGATCTTGGCGGCGCCCCGGACGTGACAGGCCGTGCCATCGCACTGGCGCACAATGTTGCGCCCGCGGCGGGTCAGATAGAACTGGGCGTAGAATGTCGCTACGCCATAGACCTGGCTCAACGAAACGTGCATTCGTTCGGAAATCCTGGTCAGCACCGGGGCCGGCAGATAGCCGTACAGCTCCTGCGCCCGCTGCAGAACCGGGATCAGCGCCCCCCTCTGAGCCGAGAACTCGCTGAAGATGGGTTCCAACGCATTGAGGTCAAAGGTCTCTTCACTCACGTCTCAGCATCCTCCTCCGATATGTACTCTCCTGCAACAGCAGGGTTTGCCCCTATCCGCGCAGCACCTTCACCCGCCGCCCGTTTTCACCCCGGAAGGCCATGCCGAGCTCGGCAATGGTCGGTTCCTCAACCGTAATCACGGTCCGGTCGGACATCTGGTCCAACTGGTGGGCGTCGCCCGAGGCTATGAGAGCATAGCCTTCCAGCGAGGGATTGGCGGCCCTCAGTTGCTCGAGATTCGCCTGCCGTGAGAGCTCCAGCGCGGCCAGCCTCGCGCCTGGCGGAACGAACCCCAGGTTGGCCAGCAGACTGTAAGCCGGTCGGTCGATATGGGAAGCAACGCAGAGTCCAGCTCTGGCTTCAACCGCTGCCGCCACTTCCTCGACGCTCAACGAGACAGACGTCAACAACAGGCGCTCATTGTACCGCACAAACTCACCACTAGCATCAACAACGAACTGCGGGCCAAAGACCTCGTCGTTGTTCTTGAGCGGCGGCAGATGAGCGTACACCTCTTCCTGCCACAACAACGCCTGTTCGACCGTGTCGAACAGGCACAACAGATGCACCTCTTCCTTGGTCTGCACTTCCATTCCCGGCAACACGGCCAACTCGCGGCCTCGTGCTGCTTCCATCACCGCGGCAACGTTCTCTGCCGAGTTGTGATCGGTGATAGCGATGATCCCCAGGGCGAGCTCTTTGGCCCGCTGAACAATCAGCGGGGGAATCATCTCCACTTCGGCGCAAGGTGAGAGCACCGTGTGCACATGCAGGTCCGCCAGGAATGGCTTCACCGCCTTGCCCTCACGTTCCCCGATGCTATGCCGGCTACTCTCCCGTCATCTTGTCCCACGACTCGCCCGTGTCGTCAACGCCTCTGATGCCCAGCTGCCCGAGGCGCGTAACAACCGTAAAGGTGGTGGCCGCCGTGGTCAGGAGCGGGATCCCTTCCTCATTCGCTTTCTGAATCGTCGCCTCGTCCGGGGTCATCCCCTCGGTCACGATAATCCCCGCCAGTTGCAGCAGTGCCGCAACCGCGACGATGTTCAGGTGCGATTGCAGGGTCACCCAGACGTTGCCCTTGCGTGCCTTGGCCATAACGCAACTGAGCAGGTCCGACGCATAGCCGCCGGTCACCTCCACGTCCAGGCTGCCCGTGGATGTTGCCAACGCCAGACTCAGCTTTCTCGCCACTTCGCCAAGCGTCATGGTTCCCCCATGCTTATTCTATAGCTGAATCACCACTTCGAGCCGTGTGCCTACGCCGAGCTTGGACTCGAGGCGGAACTGATCTGAACAGGCCTTGATGTTGTTCAGGCCCATTCCTGCGCCAAAGCCCAGCTCGCGAATCCAGTCTGGCGCAGTGGAATAGCCGGGCTGCAGGGCCTTCTCGGTATCGGCAATGCCCGGCCCGCGGTCGACGGCGATGATGCGGATCTTCTCTGGCTGTATCTCAGCCAGCAGCTCGCCGCCTGACGTCGCGTGAATGACCAGGTTCGTCTCGGCCTCGTAGCTGACTACAGCCACGCGACGAACCTCGGCTGGCATGGCTCCCAGGCGCTCCAGAGCGCGCTTGAGCTTGCTTGCTGCCTCGCCGCAACGCGAAAAGTCACGCGCGTTGACCTGATAACGCAAAATCAGGCCAGTCTGGTCCGATACAATGTCCTCAAAGATGTGACTGGCCCGATAGCGGTGGATCTCCTCCTCACGATAGTCAAGTTCCAATTGCCGGAGCAGACCACGGGCGATATCCCCCTGGGTGAGGATGCCGACCAGTTTGCCGTCGCGGTTCACCACCGGCAGGCGGCCGAATCCAAGCCGTCCGAACTTGGTTACCGCCTGAATCACGCTCTCGTCGGAGAAGAGCGTCTGAACATCTCGCGTCATCTTCTCGGCTACAGTAGCCGAGATCTCGCCTTTCTCCAGAGCCTTGAGCACGTCCTCGATGCTGATGATGCCAACCAACTCACCGTCCTTGAGCACCGGCGCGCCCGAGATCCGGTTGATCCTCAGCAGCTCTTTGAGCCGGCTGATAGGTTCGTCCGGTGAGACCGTCAGCACCTTCTTGGTCATCACCTGCTCGATCTTGAGCTCGTACACCAGCTCTTGCAGCTTGGTGACTTCGAGACAGGAGCGAGACGGTGCTGCGGAGGTGTCGGCCGGCGTT
This sequence is a window from Chloroflexi bacterium ADurb.Bin180. Protein-coding genes within it:
- the hndB gene encoding NADP-reducing hydrogenase subunit HndB, yielding MPKLKTLEDLKKVRENAEKELKVRLETGTRIIVGMGTCGIAAGARETMHAILEELKKREIEAHVSTVGCIGMCIKEPLVDIEQAGKPRITYGNVKPDMVPRIIEEHLIKGNVVEEWAIGRLATEK
- the cqsS gene encoding CAI-1 autoinducer sensor kinase/phosphatase CqsS, with the translated sequence MRELSLHVLDALENSVEAGATRISLLIEEDLCADVLRIVIRDNGKGMSQDFVKQVLNPFTTTRKTRHVGLGLPLFVAAAQRCNGDLRVDSELGVGTTITATFQHSHIDRAPLGDIAGSIMAILLSARPVDVHYRHVVGDREFELDTADVRAELGEVPLTHPDVREWLEKTLAEGLASLRRPETP
- the hndA_2 gene encoding NADP-reducing hydrogenase subunit HndA; this encodes MSEETFDLNALEPIFSEFSAQRGALIPVLQRAQELYGYLPAPVLTRISERMHVSLSQVYGVATFYAQFYLTRRGRNIVRQCDGTACHVRGAAKIITAVENELGIKAGETTPDYRVTYEIVYCLGSCGLAPVAAVNNEVVGKLLPEGMLEITRAMK
- a CDS encoding DRTGG domain protein, giving the protein MTLGEVARKLSLALATSTGSLDVEVTGGYASDLLSCVMAKARKGNVWVTLQSHLNIVAVAALLQLAGIIVTEGMTPDEATIQKANEEGIPLLTTAATTFTVVTRLGQLGIRGVDDTGESWDKMTGE
- the rsbT gene encoding Serine/threonine-protein kinase RsbT → MELKTPADTSAAPSRSCLEVTKLQELVYELKIEQVMTKKVLTVSPDEPISRLKELLRINRISGAPVLKDGELVGIISIEDVLKALEKGEISATVAEKMTRDVQTLFSDESVIQAVTKFGRLGFGRLPVVNRDGKLVGILTQGDIARGLLRQLELDYREEEIHRYRASHIFEDIVSDQTGLILRYQVNARDFSRCGEAASKLKRALERLGAMPAEVRRVAVVSYEAETNLVIHATSGGELLAEIQPEKIRIIAVDRGPGIADTEKALQPGYSTAPDWIRELGFGAGMGLNNIKACSDQFRLESKLGVGTRLEVVIQL